From the genome of Streptomyces xanthophaeus:
CTCGGCGGGCCACTTCGGCGTCTCGATCATGGGGGCCGGCCAGGAGGGTCTGGCGCGGTTCTTCGCGGACAAGCAACGGCCGCTCGGGCCGCCCCAGTTCGCGGACGTCGGCTGGTCACCCGGCCCGCGCACCGGAGCACCCCTGCTCAAGGGATCGCTGGCGTGGCTGGAGTGCGAGCTGTCCGAGGCCTACGACGTCGGCGACCACTCGATCTTCATCGGCAACGTCGTAGGGTCCAGCCGCGGCGACGGGCAGGACGGACTGCTCTTCTTCAGCGGCGGCTTCCAGCGGGCCGCTTCGACCTCGCCGTGACCACCCCGGCGCGCGACGACTGGGACGCCGTCATCGGCCCCGGTTTCACCGAGGCCCTCCAGCAGGGCCTCGCCCGTTCCGCACGACAGGCGGGCAGCGGCCCGCGTGCCGCCCGCACTGCGGCCCGCCGATCGCTGCCCGCCGAGCCCCTCGACGCGGTGCTACGCCGCTTCGAGGCGGCCCTGCCGGCCCTGCCTGC
Proteins encoded in this window:
- a CDS encoding flavin reductase family protein; this translates as MVISPEPAANPAPLREVMSLFATGVTVLSVGGEHIHGMTANAFTSVSLDPPSVLCSVAHSAVMHKAILSAGHFGVSIMGAGQEGLARFFADKQRPLGPPQFADVGWSPGPRTGAPLLKGSLAWLECELSEAYDVGDHSIFIGNVVGSSRGDGQDGLLFFSGGFQRAASTSP